TAAAATCGGGCTGATAGTTTCCGAGAATCGTACGGTCCGCATCCGAAATTTTACCGTCACCGTTTACGTCACGTACTTTCGGGTCGCCTGGTGTTGTACTTGTGTGGTGCGGATATGCATCGATCTCTGCCTGATTTTTGAAAACACCGTCGAAAATATATCCGTAAAAATTCGAAACAGGCTGGCCTACTTCTGTCCGCACCGTCACCACATTATCTACATATTGAATCGGCGCATTGCCCGGCCCGAGTTGCAGCACTTTATTGCGGTTCCGGGAGATATTGAAATCGGTATTCCAATAGAAATCTCCTGCGAAGTTTTTGGTCGAAATGTTAAGCTCGACACCCCTGTTACGCATTTTACCGATATTCGTCAACTGAGAAGAGAAGCCGGTAACATCAGGGATCGGCACAAAAAGCAACATATCCCGCGTGATCGAATTGTAATATTCCGCTGACAGGTTGATACGATTATTGAAGAGCCCCAGATCTACACCGATATTAAACTGGTCCGTCTTCTCCCATTTCAATCCGGGATTCGCCAAACCACTCACTTTTAAACCGTTGGCCAGCGTAGCACCATTCACATAAGAAGCACCGGCAAGCAAACTGATCGGGCCGTAATTTGGAATCTGGTTGTTCCCCGTCACCCCGTAACTAGCGCGCAGTTTCAGGTTGTTGATCGCAGGCACCGAACTCAGGAAGCTTTCGTCAGATATCAGCCAACCTGCTGATACAGAAGGGAAATACCCCCATTTGTTATCACTTCCAAAGCGCGACATACCATCCCGCCGGATCGCGCCTGCCAGGAAGTATTTGTTCCTGAAGTTATACTGGACACGCGCCAGGTAAGAAAGCAGCGACCACTCGCTCGCTGTCGTATTTCCCGCAGTTACCGTTCCCGCATTCAGTGTATGCACCAGATCGTTTGGGAAATTGTTCGAAGCCACGTACATCGTCTCATCCCGCTGCTTTTGAATGGTATATCCCAGCAAACCCGTGAATGCGTGCTCACCGATCTTCTTATCATAGTTCAACGTATTCTCACTCAGCCAGTTGAGCATGTAAGCATCGCCTGCGTTACCCTGCGCGGCCAATACAGCCGAGTAGCCGTATTTTTGTTTATCATTCCAATAAAAGCTGTTTCTGGTATTGTAAAGGTTGCCGCTCAAACTGGTCCGGAAACGCAGATCTTTTACTACTTCATATTCCAAAAACCCGGTAGCAAGCGTATTGAAAGACTTCCTGCTCTTGTCGACTTCCCGCGTGAGAGAATAAGGGTGCCACAGGTTCATGTCCGCATAGGAAGTAAACCGGAACCAGGAGGAATTCGGATCGCGGAAGCCCAGATTGCCATTTTCGTTGTACACCGGAAAGTGCGGGTTGCTTTGCAATCCCAGGCTGATTACGTCGCTTTTCCCTTGCGTCCCCTCCGTCCTGTCGAATATGGAAGTAATGCCCAGATTCAATCCAACTGTTAACCGGCTATTGATCGCAGTCTTTACATTCGACCTGACAGACAGTCTTTTATAATAGTTTTCATCCAAAACCGCTGTCTGATCAAGATAGGCGGCCGAGAATAGATATTGCGTTTTCTCAGTCCCGCCCGACACGCTGAACTGCGCATTAAATGAAGGCGCTGTCCGAAACATCACATCCTGCCAGTCGGTACCTTTTCCGAATTGTTCCGGATTGTTTCTAAAATCATCGGGAATTCTTAAAGTAGCCGGACGAACAT
This Dyadobacter sp. UC 10 DNA region includes the following protein-coding sequences:
- a CDS encoding SusC/RagA family TonB-linked outer membrane protein, whose protein sequence is MKNILPLILAFLLAVSAADAQTITLKGRVTGINESDPLPGVSVIIKGTQRGTTTDADGAYSIDVPNGATVLVFSFVGYKTIEETVGSRNEVAVKLSPENKSLEEVVVVGYGTQSKRAVTGSVISVNYDKFKDRSFSNVTQSLAGTMPGVNISQSQGAPGASPVIKIRGVSSITAGTNPLIVVDGVPLENFNLNLINPQDIESIEVLKDASSAAIYGSRGSSGVILVTTKMGKAGKVNVSANIEYGTQKVVRRVKMMDAQQFIETYKDAKNNAWVAQGGQASDLNDVRPATLRIPDDFRNNPEQFGKGTDWQDVMFRTAPSFNAQFSVSGGTEKTQYLFSAAYLDQTAVLDENYYKRLSVRSNVKTAINSRLTVGLNLGITSIFDRTEGTQGKSDVISLGLQSNPHFPVYNENGNLGFRDPNSSWFRFTSYADMNLWHPYSLTREVDKSRKSFNTLATGFLEYEVVKDLRFRTSLSGNLYNTRNSFYWNDKQKYGYSAVLAAQGNAGDAYMLNWLSENTLNYDKKIGEHAFTGLLGYTIQKQRDETMYVASNNFPNDLVHTLNAGTVTAGNTTASEWSLLSYLARVQYNFRNKYFLAGAIRRDGMSRFGSDNKWGYFPSVSAGWLISDESFLSSVPAINNLKLRASYGVTGNNQIPNYGPISLLAGASYVNGATLANGLKVSGLANPGLKWEKTDQFNIGVDLGLFNNRINLSAEYYNSITRDMLLFVPIPDVTGFSSQLTNIGKMRNRGVELNISTKNFAGDFYWNTDFNISRNRNKVLQLGPGNAPIQYVDNVVTVRTEVGQPVSNFYGYIFDGVFKNQAEIDAYPHHTSTTPGDPKVRDVNGDGKISDADRTILGNYQPDFIAGITNTVGYKGFEFSFLLQGSFGGEIANNNVRYLGTWDNGRNFYESMYNYWRSESQPGDGKHFKPSVNYLGLQKQFSSYWVEDASFVRIKNIRVSYALPQSVTSKLKIRDARVYVNAENVHLFSKYIGYDPENTTYGTTSYSSSMETAGSYSSGNAPVPGAFSGVDYGSYPLPRVITVGIKADF